A region of the Peredibacter starrii genome:
AACTCAACGTGAGAACCCTCATTAGACAGAACTTCCAGGTCCGCCAAAGTATAGGTATCCGCCCCCACAAAAGTGGACCAGAAGTACGCCATGAATAATAAAAGTTGAGGCATACAATTATTTTAGGCCGTCTCTCGTAAAGGCGTCAATTTCTGGTTATAACTGGAGCATTCATTTTTTTGGAGGCCCTGTGAATCTTAAAGGTGTTCCTGTTGTTAAAAAACGGGTTGTTGGTCAATGGCAAATCGCTTTCTACGAAGAGTTTGATTCAGTTCTTTTCCCAGGTGGAAATCTTCACCACGAGGTGGAAGTTCTTATTAGTTTTGTGACAAAAAAAGGTTTTGGTTCAGGCTTCCGCCGTGAAGTGGTGATCAATGCTTTCCCATTTCTTTGCGCGGTAAGACCGGAAGAAAAATCGATCTATATCGGAACCAGACGTTTGTCTCGTGAACTTGCCCTTTTAAAGCTTCATGAAGTGAACCCGGTTCTGATTGATCAGGACATTGAAAAACTTTTCTTCGCTCTGAAAGAGCATATTGAGAAAATCAGCACGATTTCTCCAACAAACTTCCCTTCAGAGATTGAATGGGTTTCAGTTGAAAATAATCTTCCTCAGTACTGGAACAAAGAACAGTGGCAAGATGTGGATGATGAAGCGAAAGTCATCCTAAAGCAACTGGTGAAGAAAGTGGGCGACTACCGCTCAAGTTCTTTTGAGAAAGTTTCTGACTACGGTCTGACCCTGACTGCCCAGTATGACCTTATCCGCGTTCACCTTCTGAAGTTCCTTGCGGTTCTTCCTTCTCTTGATCACGACAAGCACGGAACTGAAGTGAAGCGTAACCTCCTTGAGAGTTTACGTCGCTTAGGTGAAGACTCACGCGCGATCTCGATGGAGAAAAAGCGCGGAACTCGTCAGCTTCCGCTTTACTTAACACTTCTCTTCGGTGCCGCTTTCCATATCGCTCAAATGCTTCCGGCCAATATCCTGGCCGCAGTTGTTCGTTATATGGTTCGTATGATGGCAAAACGCTTTATTGCAGGGGAGAGTATCAATACTTCTCACGCCACTCTTCGTGACCTTCGCGAAACCAATCGTGAAGCGACTCTCGACCAACTGGGAGAGTTAGTTGTTTCGGCGAAAGAAGCGGATGAATACTTTGAAAAAGTTCTTCAACTGATCCACGGTCTAAAACAGCACGTGCCAAAAGGTGAGAAGAACAAAGCGGGCATTTTAAAGGCCCATGTATCAATTAAAGTTTCTGCTCTTTCACACGATTTCCGTCCGCAAGCTTTCGAGGCGACTTATGCTAAAGTTGCTCCAAGATTGCGTCGTATATTACAAGAGGCAGAACGTGAGGAAGTTTTCATCCAAGTAGATGCTGAACACTATCACTACCGTGATCTGGTTCTTGCCATTTACGAGAAGGTCCTGCTTGAAACTCCGGAACTAAAAAACTACGACCAAACTGGTATCGTGGTTCAGGCCTATCTTCGTGACGGTTCAAAACACCTTAACGATGTGATTGAGCTTGCGAAAAAACGCAAACTTCCAATGCGTATTCGCCTTGTAAAAGGTGCTTACTGGGACGCTGAAACGATTGAAGGTGAAGCTCACCAATTTACTCCGCCTCAATTCTTAAACAAAGAAGAGTCGGATCTTCACTTCCGTCAGCTGTGCTACATTGCTCTTAAAAATCACGAGCACATTCACCTGGCCCTGGCCTCTCACAACCTTCAAGACCACGCGTTCGTTGAAAGTTTGAGAAACCTTCGCTTCCCGCAAGCTCCGGTGATCGAGCACCAATGTCTTCACATGACATATGAAGCTCTTTCTCATGGTCTGGCGAAAATGGGGTGGCCTACTCGTAACTATATGCCGATCGGGAACCTTCTGGTTGGTATGGCGTATCTGGTTCGTCGTATTATGGAAAACTCTTCTCAAGTGGGAGTTCTTTCAATCATGCGTTCTCACCAGAAGGCGAGTGGTCTTATTTCTCCAGTGGAAGTTCACAACACTAAGAAAAAAGCCCATACACTTCAGTTTGATAGCTTTATCACTCAACTTAAGAGTGATTTCGCTCCGGCCAGACCTCTTCGTCTGTTCATCAAAGATGAGCGTGAGGCCCTTGAAAAGAGCATCAATGAATTAACGGCAAAAATTGCGGCCAATCAGGACGCCTGGAAGAATTCATCTGAAACAAAAGTAATTTCAAGTTCTCGTCCGGATCTCGTGATTGGAACTTATAAAGCGAACACAAATTCTGAAGCGATTAAGACCGTGGAAGAAGCTGAGGCCGCTCTTATGAACAACTGGTGGAGTAAGCAGTCACTTGCTCTTTACCGCGTATCTGTCCTTCTTAAGGCAGCAGATATCATGCTTTTAAAGCGAAATTCTCTTTCTGCTCTTATGATGTATGAGGCCGGAAAGACCATGACGGAAGCACTGGCCGACGTTGATGAGGCGATTGACTTCATTAACTTCTATGCTCGTCAGGAAATCTCGCTTCAATTAAGTCATCAAAAACTTACTAACCGTGGTGTGATCACGGTGATCGCTCCATGGAACTTCCCGCTTGCGATCCCTTGTGGGATGACGGTAGCTCCTCTTGTGGCCGGTAACGCTGTTATCTTAAAGCCTGCTGAGCAGACTCCGCTTATCGCCATCGAACTTTATAACATCCTTATCGAGGCCGGAGTTCCGAAAGAAATTCTTTACTTGATCCAAGGTGACGGTGAAGTTGTGGGAGCTCCTCTTGTGACTCATCCAAAGACTGCCGGAATTGTTTTCACCGGTTCTAAGGGCGTGGGCCAATGGATCTACCGTCACGCGGGCCAGGAAACAATTCAGCACTACTATCACCAGATTCCTATGCAGAAGAAAGTGATCACAGAGATGGGTGGTAAAAACGCCATTATCGTAACGAATAACTGTGAGCTTGATGAAACAATCTCTGGCATTCTTTACGCGGCCTTCGGTCACTCAGGTCAGAAATGCTCGGCCGCTTCTCGTGTGATTGTTCACAAAGAAGTAAAAGACGCTCTGGTTGCTCGTCTCATGCAGGCGATCCGCGATCTTAAAGTTGGTGAGGCCCTGGATCCATCAACATCGGTAAACCCACTTATCACTCGCGAAGATCAAGAGCGCGTGAAGAAAGCAATTGAAGAAGCCAAAGATGAAGCGATTCGTTCTCAAGGTAAAATCCTGATCGATCGCTCGTTTGAAAAACTTCCTGGCTTCTGTGTAGGTCCGGCGTTGTTTGAACTTCCAGCGTTCCAGGCCCGCAAGAAAGATTCTTGGGCACAAAAAGAGATCTTTGGTCCAGTGATTCACATCACTGAATACGAATCAATGATTGAGGCGGTAGAACTCTTTAACGGCACTGAATACGCTCTGACTGGTGGTATTTACTCTCAGTCTCAGGACGATATTGATTTCCTGATCCGCTTCCTACGTGCCGGTAACCTTTATGTGAACCGTCCGAACACTGGTGCTCGTGTAGCCATTGAGCCATTCGGTGGTTTCAAACTTTCTGGTACAGGGCCTAAGGCCGGTGGCACTGATTATGTGAAGGAATTCCACTTCATTCTATCTGCTCAAGATACTCAACCTCATGAGGGGAAATGGGCACCAGACAGCGGTTATGCGCTTATGACTCCACGTCCATCTCTTATCTCAACTGCTGGCCGCGTTTCTCGTTTTGAGCATTTCGCAAATAGTTTCGTTGATCAGTATGAACTATTCATGGGCACAGTGAATGAAAAAGAAAAGGCCCAGCTTCTGGGGTTCATCACATGGGTCAAAGGAAATCTAGGCGAGTACCTAAATGGTCACCACTTAAATTTCGTGATCCCTGGACAGCTTTCTTATAACGATAAATCGATCATTAAAGATTCCGGTTTGTTCGTGACGGTTTCTGCTCGTCCAAGCCTTAAGTCGATTCACTATCTCTTTGGTGCACTTGCCCTTGGTTGTGGTGTATCTATCGCATGTCTAACTGAAGAATCTTATAAGACATGGAAGGGCATTCTGGATCTGGCCTGGAAAGCTGGTTTCTCGAAGACCAATATCGACATCACTTTCATGTCGCAAACAACTCTTGCTGATCTGTTAAAAGAACCACACTACAGCTTCATCTATGCTGGCCATTATGTTCAGTACCGCGATCTTTTGTATAAAGGTGTCCTTGAAGGCAAGTCTTTAAGTGAAACAATGCGCTTAATTCTCTCTGAAGTTGACGGGGTTTCCCTTGAACCTTCACAGGTTTTAGATCAGTTTGTATGGACCCGTTCTCTGGCGATTAATACCATGAGACATGGAGCACCACTGGAGTTGAATGCATGAGAGTACTAGTTCTTGGCGCTGGAAAAATGGTTGAGGCCATCCTTACTGGATTTAAGGCCTCTGAAGATCTCTCGAATTGGATGATCTTTTCGCCATCTGGTATTTCGGCCAAGAATTTAGGAGCGAAGATCGGAGCACGTGTCGTGGCCGATCTTCAAAATGTAGAAACTCCGGATTGGATTCTGGTGGGGTGTAAACCGCAACAGCTTCCTGATCT
Encoded here:
- a CDS encoding bifunctional proline dehydrogenase/L-glutamate gamma-semialdehyde dehydrogenase, whose translation is MNLKGVPVVKKRVVGQWQIAFYEEFDSVLFPGGNLHHEVEVLISFVTKKGFGSGFRREVVINAFPFLCAVRPEEKSIYIGTRRLSRELALLKLHEVNPVLIDQDIEKLFFALKEHIEKISTISPTNFPSEIEWVSVENNLPQYWNKEQWQDVDDEAKVILKQLVKKVGDYRSSSFEKVSDYGLTLTAQYDLIRVHLLKFLAVLPSLDHDKHGTEVKRNLLESLRRLGEDSRAISMEKKRGTRQLPLYLTLLFGAAFHIAQMLPANILAAVVRYMVRMMAKRFIAGESINTSHATLRDLRETNREATLDQLGELVVSAKEADEYFEKVLQLIHGLKQHVPKGEKNKAGILKAHVSIKVSALSHDFRPQAFEATYAKVAPRLRRILQEAEREEVFIQVDAEHYHYRDLVLAIYEKVLLETPELKNYDQTGIVVQAYLRDGSKHLNDVIELAKKRKLPMRIRLVKGAYWDAETIEGEAHQFTPPQFLNKEESDLHFRQLCYIALKNHEHIHLALASHNLQDHAFVESLRNLRFPQAPVIEHQCLHMTYEALSHGLAKMGWPTRNYMPIGNLLVGMAYLVRRIMENSSQVGVLSIMRSHQKASGLISPVEVHNTKKKAHTLQFDSFITQLKSDFAPARPLRLFIKDEREALEKSINELTAKIAANQDAWKNSSETKVISSSRPDLVIGTYKANTNSEAIKTVEEAEAALMNNWWSKQSLALYRVSVLLKAADIMLLKRNSLSALMMYEAGKTMTEALADVDEAIDFINFYARQEISLQLSHQKLTNRGVITVIAPWNFPLAIPCGMTVAPLVAGNAVILKPAEQTPLIAIELYNILIEAGVPKEILYLIQGDGEVVGAPLVTHPKTAGIVFTGSKGVGQWIYRHAGQETIQHYYHQIPMQKKVITEMGGKNAIIVTNNCELDETISGILYAAFGHSGQKCSAASRVIVHKEVKDALVARLMQAIRDLKVGEALDPSTSVNPLITREDQERVKKAIEEAKDEAIRSQGKILIDRSFEKLPGFCVGPALFELPAFQARKKDSWAQKEIFGPVIHITEYESMIEAVELFNGTEYALTGGIYSQSQDDIDFLIRFLRAGNLYVNRPNTGARVAIEPFGGFKLSGTGPKAGGTDYVKEFHFILSAQDTQPHEGKWAPDSGYALMTPRPSLISTAGRVSRFEHFANSFVDQYELFMGTVNEKEKAQLLGFITWVKGNLGEYLNGHHLNFVIPGQLSYNDKSIIKDSGLFVTVSARPSLKSIHYLFGALALGCGVSIACLTEESYKTWKGILDLAWKAGFSKTNIDITFMSQTTLADLLKEPHYSFIYAGHYVQYRDLLYKGVLEGKSLSETMRLILSEVDGVSLEPSQVLDQFVWTRSLAINTMRHGAPLELNA